One Paraburkholderia aromaticivorans genomic region harbors:
- a CDS encoding DMT family transporter, whose translation MNTLTSPRPSRFARQPLLAAGAVAFTIVSWASAFPFIRIGLQGLPPLQLASARFATAVLLVLVWLAYRRPRLPTWPDGLRFALCGFLGIALYNALLNTGEKTVAAGAASFIVNTLPIFTALLAAVLLGERFNRWGWLGSLISLAGIALIARGQPGGLTLGAGSTLILGAALCSASYFVLQRRLIPVYGALTCTAYTLLAGALLLTPWLPGALHSLDGAPPGTLQAVLVLGVFPAALGYATWTFALGHFGAARAANFLYLTPAVATALSALLTGERPGLATLCGGLLAIAGVVVVALRGRS comes from the coding sequence ATGAACACACTGACTTCGCCCCGTCCCTCGCGCTTTGCGCGTCAGCCGCTGTTGGCGGCAGGTGCGGTCGCCTTCACGATTGTCTCGTGGGCGTCCGCGTTTCCATTCATCCGCATCGGCTTGCAAGGCTTGCCGCCTTTGCAACTGGCGTCGGCGCGATTCGCCACGGCGGTGCTGCTGGTGCTCGTGTGGCTCGCCTACCGGCGCCCGCGTCTGCCGACATGGCCCGACGGCCTGCGCTTCGCGTTGTGCGGTTTTCTCGGCATCGCGCTCTACAACGCGCTGCTCAATACCGGTGAAAAGACGGTGGCTGCGGGCGCGGCGAGTTTCATCGTCAATACGCTGCCGATTTTTACGGCGCTGCTGGCAGCCGTCCTACTCGGCGAGCGTTTCAACCGCTGGGGATGGCTCGGTTCGCTGATAAGCCTCGCGGGTATCGCCCTGATTGCGCGCGGCCAGCCGGGCGGCCTGACGCTCGGCGCGGGCAGCACCCTGATTCTCGGCGCCGCGCTGTGTTCCGCGAGTTACTTCGTGCTGCAGCGGCGTCTGATTCCGGTCTACGGCGCGCTGACCTGCACCGCCTACACATTGCTGGCCGGCGCGCTGCTGCTGACGCCATGGCTGCCGGGCGCGTTGCATTCGCTCGACGGCGCGCCGCCCGGCACGCTGCAGGCGGTGCTAGTGCTCGGCGTGTTTCCGGCGGCGCTCGGTTATGCGACGTGGACCTTCGCGCTCGGTCATTTCGGCGCGGCGCGCGCGGCCAATTTTCTCTATCTGACGCCGGCCGTGGCGACAGCGTTGTCCGCGCTGCTGACCGGTGAGCGCCCGGGGCTCGCGACGCTATGCGGTGGGTTGTTGGCGATTGCCGGCGTGGTGGTCGTGGCGTTGCGCGGGCGTTCGTGA
- a CDS encoding LysE family translocator has product MSATSLFLTAAGVGLAIAAPVGPMGMLCIRRTLTGGPRAGLAIGFGIATGDAAYGLIAALGLVSISQFMLAYDRPLHLLAGLFLLYLGVRTLLQKAPADASNGTGNDANNGDGKLAQVGRAGTLRAYASSLLLTLTNPQTVIMFAALFTTLAPRGAFSSSIALTTVGGVFCGSIAWWCFLVTVVSLARHAIGSKLRVAIDRIVGFTLAAFGVVEIRRAL; this is encoded by the coding sequence ATGTCCGCCACCAGCCTCTTCCTCACCGCCGCAGGCGTCGGCCTCGCGATTGCCGCGCCGGTCGGCCCGATGGGCATGCTGTGTATCCGCCGCACGCTGACCGGCGGTCCGCGTGCCGGACTCGCCATCGGTTTCGGCATCGCAACCGGCGATGCCGCCTATGGACTGATCGCGGCGCTCGGCCTCGTCAGCATCTCGCAGTTCATGCTCGCGTACGACCGGCCCTTGCATCTGCTCGCCGGGTTGTTCCTGTTGTATCTGGGTGTGCGCACGCTGCTGCAGAAAGCGCCCGCCGACGCGTCGAACGGCACTGGTAACGATGCAAACAACGGCGACGGCAAGCTCGCACAAGTGGGCCGCGCCGGCACGCTGCGCGCGTACGCGAGTTCATTGCTGCTCACGCTGACCAATCCGCAAACGGTCATCATGTTCGCCGCGCTGTTCACGACGCTTGCCCCGCGCGGCGCGTTTTCATCGAGCATCGCGCTGACCACGGTCGGCGGCGTGTTTTGCGGTTCGATCGCGTGGTGGTGTTTTCTCGTGACCGTGGTGTCGCTCGCGCGCCATGCGATCGGCAGCAAACTACGCGTGGCCATCGACCGGATTGTCGGGTTCACGCTGGCGGCGTTCGGCGTCGTGGAAATTCGCCGGGCACTTTGA
- a CDS encoding LysR family transcriptional regulator, which translates to MWQIDQVTLRLFIAVCEEGTIARAAEREFIAPSAVSKRLADLEALVDVALLSRSQRGVRATAAGEALLRHARLIMRGHERLQAELSEYAAGARGHVRVLANVSSMVEFLPEALSAFLKANPRIRVDVEERVSAEIVRGLEEGVADLGICRDVVPMGSLDVVPYRADHLALIVPRDHPLAGEAAISFEQTLAFDHLGLSSNASVNALMQRIAVEKGRELNYRTYVSTFDAAYRFIQAGLAVAILPREALPRHAADEYGIMAVPLREAWAERRFVICMRDRQALTLAASHLLDHLLNAA; encoded by the coding sequence ATGTGGCAGATCGATCAGGTGACCTTGCGCTTGTTCATTGCCGTCTGCGAGGAAGGCACGATCGCGCGCGCGGCTGAACGCGAGTTCATCGCGCCGTCGGCGGTCAGCAAGCGGCTCGCCGATCTCGAGGCGCTGGTCGACGTCGCGTTGCTCTCGCGCAGCCAGCGCGGCGTGCGCGCGACCGCCGCCGGTGAGGCGCTGCTGCGGCATGCGAGGCTCATCATGCGCGGCCACGAACGCCTGCAGGCCGAACTCAGCGAATACGCGGCCGGCGCGCGTGGCCATGTGCGCGTGCTGGCGAACGTGTCGTCGATGGTCGAGTTTCTGCCCGAGGCGCTGTCGGCGTTTCTGAAGGCGAACCCGCGAATTCGCGTGGACGTCGAAGAGCGCGTGAGCGCGGAAATCGTGCGAGGGCTGGAAGAGGGCGTCGCCGATCTCGGCATTTGCCGCGACGTCGTGCCGATGGGCAGTCTCGACGTCGTGCCCTATCGTGCCGATCACCTCGCGCTGATCGTGCCGCGCGATCATCCGCTCGCGGGCGAGGCCGCGATCAGTTTCGAGCAGACGCTGGCGTTCGACCACCTCGGACTGTCGTCGAATGCGTCCGTGAATGCGCTGATGCAGCGCATCGCGGTGGAAAAGGGCCGCGAACTTAACTATCGCACCTACGTGTCGACGTTCGACGCCGCCTATCGTTTCATCCAGGCCGGTCTCGCCGTCGCGATCCTGCCGCGCGAAGCGCTGCCCCGTCATGCCGCCGACGAATACGGCATCATGGCCGTGCCCTTGCGCGAAGCCTGGGCCGAACGGCGCTTCGTGATTTGCATGCGCGACCGCCAGGCGCTGACGCTCGCGGCGTCGCATCTGCTCGATCATCTGTTGAACGCGGCTTGA
- a CDS encoding hydroxymethylglutaryl-CoA lyase yields MSDIQECVVVTEVGMRDGLQSIARTMPTAFKRRWIDAAYAAGVRHMEVASFVPAKLLPQMADADEVIAHALTYDDLIVTALVPNLKGAQRALESGVHRIVAPISVSTAHSLANVRKTPAEMIEALAAMRELIDGASKAGARRVELIAGLSTVFGCTLQGAVPYADIAAIAGAAVQAGADVIALGDTTGEATPRQIGEVIELVRDVVGGKLRSLHFHDTRGLGLANTLVALQHGIREFDASLAGLGGCPHAPGATGNVNTEDLVFMLDSMGYETGIDLDRLLASRAVLADALPGEPLYGYLARAGLPKQFSAARQRFESSDSQVLQ; encoded by the coding sequence ATGAGTGACATCCAGGAGTGCGTCGTCGTGACCGAAGTCGGTATGCGAGACGGTCTGCAAAGCATCGCCCGCACGATGCCCACCGCGTTCAAACGGCGCTGGATCGACGCCGCGTATGCCGCCGGCGTGCGCCATATGGAAGTCGCCTCCTTCGTGCCGGCGAAACTGCTGCCGCAGATGGCCGACGCCGACGAAGTTATCGCCCACGCGCTCACCTACGACGATCTGATCGTGACGGCGCTGGTGCCTAACCTGAAGGGCGCGCAACGTGCGCTCGAATCCGGCGTGCACCGGATCGTCGCGCCGATTTCGGTAAGCACCGCGCATAGCCTCGCGAACGTGCGCAAGACGCCGGCCGAAATGATCGAGGCGCTCGCGGCGATGCGCGAGTTGATCGACGGCGCGTCGAAAGCGGGCGCGCGGCGCGTCGAACTGATCGCCGGGTTATCGACGGTGTTCGGTTGCACGCTGCAAGGCGCCGTGCCGTACGCGGATATCGCCGCGATCGCGGGCGCCGCGGTGCAAGCGGGCGCCGATGTGATCGCGCTCGGCGACACCACCGGCGAAGCGACGCCGCGCCAGATCGGCGAGGTCATCGAACTGGTGCGCGACGTCGTGGGCGGCAAGCTGCGCTCGCTGCATTTCCACGATACGCGCGGTCTCGGTCTCGCGAATACGCTGGTCGCGCTGCAACACGGCATCCGCGAATTCGACGCGTCGCTTGCCGGGCTCGGCGGCTGTCCGCATGCGCCCGGCGCGACCGGCAACGTCAACACCGAAGACCTCGTGTTCATGCTCGACAGCATGGGCTATGAGACCGGCATCGACCTCGACCGTCTGCTCGCGTCGCGCGCCGTGCTCGCCGACGCTTTGCCCGGCGAACCGCTGTACGGCTATCTGGCGCGCGCCGGCTTGCCGAAGCAGTTCAGCGCGGCCCGTCAACGTTTCGAATCCTCCGACTCGCAGGTACTGCAATGA
- a CDS encoding CaiB/BaiF CoA transferase family protein — translation MNPLSSTSAAAAASLPQPGALPLAGIRVIELSHMVMGPTCGMILGDLGAEVIKVEPPRGDGTRRLLGTGAGFFRTFNRNKKSVALDLDSEAGLAALRKLVDSADVFVENFKPGRMANLGLDYASLRERNPKLIYVSHKGFLSGPYEHRLALDEVVQMMAGLAYMTGPVGRPLRAGSSVNDIMGGMFGAIGVLAALHERHASGRGKEVQSALFENCVLLSAQHMQQFAATGVPAAPMPERISAWAVYDVFTLANGEQMFIAATGDGQWRALCAILGRADLLADPRLTTNNDRVLAREWLLKTLGETLSQFKGAALVPQFERDHIPFASITKPEELFDDPHLNESGGLARLTLDDGSETAMPLLPISLDGARLQPRQPIAKIGEHTAQVLRDLGYDEAQVAALGGGSNQVPREAA, via the coding sequence ATGAATCCGCTTTCTTCTACTTCAGCCGCTGCTGCTGCTTCCTTGCCGCAGCCGGGCGCGCTGCCGCTCGCGGGCATTCGCGTGATCGAGTTGTCGCATATGGTGATGGGTCCGACCTGCGGGATGATTCTCGGCGACCTCGGCGCCGAAGTGATCAAGGTCGAGCCGCCGCGCGGCGACGGCACGCGCCGTCTGCTCGGCACCGGCGCGGGTTTTTTTCGTACCTTCAATCGCAACAAGAAGAGCGTGGCGCTCGACCTCGATAGCGAAGCGGGACTGGCCGCGCTGCGCAAGCTGGTCGATAGCGCCGATGTGTTCGTCGAGAACTTCAAGCCGGGCCGCATGGCGAACCTCGGTCTCGATTACGCTTCGTTGCGCGAGCGCAATCCGAAGCTCATCTACGTCTCGCACAAGGGCTTCCTGAGCGGTCCGTATGAACACCGTCTCGCCCTCGACGAAGTCGTGCAGATGATGGCCGGCCTTGCCTACATGACCGGACCGGTGGGCCGTCCGCTGCGCGCGGGCAGTTCGGTCAACGACATCATGGGCGGCATGTTCGGTGCGATCGGCGTGCTCGCCGCGTTGCACGAACGGCACGCGAGCGGACGCGGCAAGGAAGTGCAGAGCGCGTTATTCGAGAACTGCGTGCTGCTGTCCGCGCAGCACATGCAGCAGTTTGCCGCGACCGGCGTGCCGGCGGCGCCGATGCCCGAGCGCATCAGCGCATGGGCCGTGTACGACGTGTTCACGCTCGCCAACGGCGAGCAGATGTTCATCGCCGCGACCGGCGACGGGCAGTGGCGCGCGCTGTGCGCGATTCTCGGCCGCGCGGATCTGTTGGCCGACCCGCGCCTCACCACCAACAACGACCGCGTGCTGGCGCGCGAATGGCTGTTGAAGACGCTCGGCGAAACGCTGAGCCAGTTCAAAGGCGCGGCGCTGGTGCCGCAGTTCGAGCGCGACCATATCCCGTTCGCGTCGATCACGAAGCCCGAAGAGCTGTTCGACGATCCGCATCTGAACGAGAGCGGCGGTCTGGCTCGCCTGACGCTCGACGACGGCAGCGAAACCGCCATGCCTCTGCTGCCGATTTCACTCGACGGGGCGCGTCTGCAGCCGCGTCAACCGATCGCGAAGATCGGCGAGCACACCGCGCAAGTGCTGCGCGACCTGGGCTATGACGAAGCGCAGGTCGCGGCGCTGGGCGGCGGCTCGAATCAGGTGCCGCGTGAAGCAGCGTGA
- a CDS encoding MFS transporter, with the protein MKSSNQAVYATAVGDAGALGGLPSGAGASADGRADEIALDGARISARLDRLPATRSIWKLVMLLSLGLFFELYDLMFSGYIAPGLVRSGILTATTHGLFGTSGVASFIAALFAGLFIGTAACGFLADRFGRRAIFTWSLLWYTAANIIMAFQDTALGLNLWRFIAGIGIGVEIVTIGTYISELVPKHVRGRASACSQAVGFCAVPIVAFLSYLLVPHRYFGLDGWRLVVLTGVVGAIVVWWIRLRLPESPRWLAQKGRIDEADAIMTRLEARVEREYGRPLPEPALPEPVRARAAFRDLLVPPYRKRTLMLIIFHVFQTMGYYGFANWIPTLLIKQGITVTTSLMYASIIAIAAPLGPLLGLLIADRFERKTVIICMAGVNVVCGLAFSQARETVLLVSLGVCLVLAGNIISYSYHAYQAELFPTSIRARAVGFVYSWSRISAMFSAFVIAGCLSRFGVDGVFVFISGAMAVVMLAIGTLGPKTRDVALEDISK; encoded by the coding sequence ATGAAGTCGTCGAATCAAGCGGTATATGCAACGGCGGTCGGCGATGCCGGCGCGCTCGGCGGATTGCCCTCTGGCGCGGGCGCATCGGCGGACGGCCGCGCGGACGAAATCGCGCTCGATGGCGCGCGTATTTCCGCGCGGCTCGACCGCCTGCCGGCCACGCGTTCGATCTGGAAGCTGGTAATGCTGCTGAGCCTCGGGCTCTTCTTCGAACTGTACGACCTGATGTTCTCCGGCTACATCGCCCCGGGACTCGTGCGCAGCGGCATTCTCACCGCGACCACGCACGGCCTGTTCGGCACGAGCGGCGTGGCGAGTTTCATTGCGGCGTTGTTCGCGGGCCTGTTCATCGGCACGGCGGCGTGCGGGTTTCTCGCCGACCGTTTTGGCCGGCGAGCGATCTTCACTTGGTCGCTGCTCTGGTACACGGCGGCCAACATCATCATGGCGTTTCAGGACACAGCGCTCGGGCTCAATCTCTGGCGTTTCATCGCGGGCATCGGCATTGGCGTGGAGATCGTCACGATCGGCACGTACATCTCCGAACTCGTGCCGAAGCATGTGCGCGGCCGGGCGTCGGCATGCTCGCAGGCGGTCGGCTTTTGCGCGGTGCCGATCGTCGCGTTTCTCTCGTATCTGCTGGTGCCGCATCGTTACTTCGGTCTGGATGGCTGGCGTCTGGTTGTGCTGACGGGCGTGGTCGGCGCGATCGTGGTGTGGTGGATCCGTTTGCGTTTGCCGGAGAGCCCGCGCTGGCTCGCGCAGAAAGGCCGCATTGACGAAGCGGACGCGATCATGACGCGGCTCGAAGCACGCGTAGAGCGTGAATACGGACGACCGTTGCCGGAACCGGCCTTGCCCGAACCGGTGCGCGCACGGGCGGCGTTTCGCGATCTGCTGGTGCCGCCGTATCGCAAGCGCACGCTGATGCTGATCATCTTCCACGTGTTTCAGACGATGGGCTATTACGGCTTCGCGAACTGGATTCCGACCTTGCTGATCAAGCAGGGCATCACGGTGACGACGAGTCTGATGTACGCGAGCATCATCGCGATTGCCGCGCCGCTCGGGCCATTGCTGGGATTGCTGATTGCCGACCGCTTCGAGCGCAAGACGGTGATCATCTGCATGGCGGGCGTGAATGTGGTGTGCGGGCTGGCGTTTAGCCAGGCGCGCGAGACGGTCTTGCTGGTGAGCCTGGGCGTGTGTCTCGTGCTAGCGGGAAATATTATTTCGTATAGCTATCACGCGTATCAGGCCGAGTTGTTTCCGACCAGTATCCGGGCGCGGGCAGTGGGATTCGTTTATTCGTGGAGCCGGATTTCGGCGATGTTCTCCGCGTTCGTGATCGCGGGATGTTTGAGCCGCTTTGGCGTGGACGGCGTGTTCGTGTTTATCTCCGGTGCGATGGCGGTGGTGATGCTGGCCATTGGGACGCTTGGGCCGAAGACACGAGATGTGGCGCTGGAAGATATTTCGAAGTAA
- a CDS encoding glycosyltransferase family 4 protein yields MVHAPRLSGAEVLVKGLAIHHQRGGHEVCMTSLLPEQEDFAAIHAELQAAGVTCLFPEVRYGRVGKLLHLYRVVRRFRPDFIVAHATLAGLYVRLLPVHTPIAWVMHSGVNDFENGALKRAERLLSRRARAIIGVSQQNIDDYLREIGRHPSMVVIPNGVDAQLFSEANDVVAPDIGVHPKQIVQLGRYIEGKSQLDTIRAFERVLQSEPEARLLFCGVVEDLDYHRAVLSLVRQLGLESKVTVGGPRSDVAAILRASRVFAMPSRFEAQSIGFLEALASGIPVVASRIPSFGFASAFAGVSLVDTTDAEAYGRALLYALDTPRANRQLAGYTLHDTADRYMTIARKFVHPLQVSA; encoded by the coding sequence CTGGTTCATGCACCGCGTTTGTCCGGGGCGGAAGTACTCGTAAAAGGATTGGCCATCCATCATCAGCGCGGTGGCCATGAAGTCTGCATGACATCGCTGCTCCCGGAGCAGGAGGATTTCGCCGCCATTCATGCAGAACTTCAGGCGGCCGGCGTCACGTGTCTGTTTCCCGAGGTTCGCTACGGCAGGGTGGGAAAGCTGTTGCACCTGTATCGCGTGGTGCGGCGGTTCCGGCCTGATTTCATCGTGGCTCACGCCACGCTTGCCGGGCTGTATGTGCGCCTTCTGCCGGTCCATACGCCGATTGCGTGGGTCATGCATTCCGGCGTCAACGATTTCGAGAACGGCGCGCTCAAGCGGGCCGAACGCCTGCTCTCGCGACGGGCGAGAGCCATCATCGGCGTGTCGCAGCAGAATATCGACGACTACCTTCGGGAGATTGGCCGGCATCCCTCCATGGTCGTGATTCCGAATGGCGTGGATGCGCAATTGTTCTCGGAAGCCAACGATGTCGTCGCGCCGGACATCGGCGTGCACCCGAAACAGATCGTCCAGCTCGGCCGCTATATCGAAGGCAAGAGCCAGCTGGACACGATCCGCGCGTTCGAGCGCGTGCTGCAATCGGAGCCGGAGGCGCGTCTGTTGTTCTGCGGTGTCGTCGAAGATCTCGACTATCACAGGGCGGTGCTGTCGCTGGTTCGTCAACTCGGGCTGGAAAGCAAGGTGACGGTGGGCGGGCCGCGTTCCGACGTCGCCGCGATTCTGCGCGCCTCGCGGGTCTTCGCGATGCCGTCGCGTTTCGAAGCACAGAGCATTGGTTTTCTCGAGGCGCTTGCGTCGGGCATTCCAGTCGTGGCGAGCCGGATTCCCTCGTTCGGTTTTGCGAGCGCGTTTGCCGGCGTCAGCCTGGTCGACACGACCGACGCGGAAGCCTACGGCCGCGCGCTGTTGTACGCGCTCGACACACCGCGTGCGAACCGGCAGCTGGCCGGCTACACGCTGCACGACACCGCGGATCGTTACATGACGATCGCCCGGAAGTTCGTTCACCCGCTCCAGGTTTCGGCCTGA
- a CDS encoding PIG-L family deacetylase has protein sequence MRLSATLLIRDSFFAFLAVLFFAFLPGAARAADCGPGTLVTVVAHLDDDLLFVDPAISERLDAGWCITTVHLIGGANGADFAYVQTRERASRLAYARMAGVPDEWLESNVTIAGKLVHQMVLKSKPQVRLLELRLPGGAVRGGRVPLGLLWEQHATISTYPMNADGSVRVKYDRDSLSATLKVMLAPATLIYTLNPDTVPFIEHPDHIYSARITRHVAQTLGKGVPIVYHVTYPTGGWPGNLPAAEVQRKRDIVASYFSIDGSESSHVFGEFQWDGNWISRRYAFADRTDRRVPDFVSHPIQLFNAAASRCLTSAGPGRAPTLAACTDSATQQWRWDPLTVYPGNTRNAALVSVATSQCIAERDGYLVAETCDQWDVAQSWTPWDFGLVYTPMRHCLGENDGKLTMRGCTALTTRYRWATTQRTQANDLRLATAMVGDITGSGEQSAVYVQRQHDGPGFNVYAASLAKVSAPALWYAGVVPFDPQASAPSCAGDKLCFDSARFLLGDFDGDGKADLMIVAARQGGTAFWLLRSAGDSFEAPRLWLQTSSAFRPELTQQYVAANFTGAGRAGVLIAQKRPDSGLDLWMASAQGSGVSTGSAPVLWAQAKNLPRNVNLLARETAGSRASLVAVDGANGRLALTLIANEGTRMSVGERNVLPASFAPDFVKVTMGAVHGRDSNTLILLTPHLDESSEEAMIDVATLDLSGAASAPAQAATLRGMSWSDVFPEFVRDKQGAALVLFRRTDATLGDFYFTGGAPALTRYPSGNGLALGEAQELGKLPGLFSETVRIDRLAQ, from the coding sequence ATGCGATTATCGGCAACCCTGCTCATTCGCGATTCATTCTTTGCTTTTCTCGCGGTTCTCTTCTTCGCCTTTCTGCCGGGCGCGGCGCGCGCGGCCGATTGCGGCCCCGGCACACTGGTTACGGTGGTCGCGCATCTCGACGACGATCTGCTGTTCGTGGACCCCGCCATCAGCGAGCGTCTCGACGCAGGCTGGTGCATCACCACGGTGCATCTGATCGGCGGTGCCAATGGTGCGGATTTCGCTTACGTTCAAACCCGCGAGCGGGCCTCGCGGCTCGCTTACGCGCGCATGGCCGGCGTGCCCGACGAGTGGCTCGAATCCAACGTAACGATTGCCGGCAAGCTCGTGCATCAGATGGTGCTGAAGTCCAAGCCGCAAGTGCGCCTGCTCGAACTTCGCCTGCCCGGCGGCGCCGTGCGCGGCGGCCGCGTGCCGCTTGGCCTGCTGTGGGAACAACACGCCACGATCTCCACTTATCCGATGAACGCGGACGGCTCCGTGCGCGTGAAATACGATCGCGATTCCTTGTCGGCCACTTTAAAAGTAATGCTCGCGCCGGCGACGCTGATCTACACGCTCAATCCAGATACCGTGCCGTTTATCGAGCATCCCGATCATATCTATTCCGCGCGCATTACTCGCCACGTCGCGCAGACGCTCGGCAAAGGCGTGCCGATCGTCTACCACGTCACCTATCCGACCGGCGGCTGGCCCGGCAATCTTCCCGCCGCCGAGGTGCAGCGCAAGCGCGACATCGTCGCCAGCTATTTTTCGATCGACGGCAGCGAGTCGTCCCATGTATTCGGCGAGTTTCAATGGGACGGCAACTGGATTTCGCGACGCTACGCGTTTGCCGATCGCACCGATCGCCGCGTGCCGGATTTCGTGTCTCATCCGATCCAACTGTTCAACGCGGCGGCGAGCCGCTGCCTGACTTCCGCGGGACCGGGCCGCGCGCCGACGCTCGCCGCCTGCACGGACTCGGCCACGCAACAATGGCGATGGGATCCACTGACCGTGTATCCCGGCAATACGCGCAACGCCGCGCTCGTGAGCGTCGCGACGTCGCAATGTATTGCCGAGCGCGACGGCTATCTGGTCGCCGAGACTTGCGATCAATGGGACGTGGCGCAAAGCTGGACGCCGTGGGACTTCGGCCTCGTCTATACGCCGATGCGGCATTGTCTCGGCGAAAACGACGGCAAGCTGACCATGCGCGGCTGCACCGCGCTGACCACCCGCTACCGCTGGGCCACCACGCAACGCACCCAGGCGAACGACCTGAGGCTCGCCACGGCGATGGTCGGTGATATCACCGGCTCGGGCGAGCAGTCCGCGGTGTATGTCCAGCGGCAACACGACGGTCCGGGATTCAACGTGTATGCCGCGTCGCTCGCCAAGGTTTCGGCGCCCGCGCTGTGGTACGCGGGCGTCGTCCCCTTCGATCCTCAGGCGAGCGCACCGAGTTGCGCCGGCGACAAACTGTGCTTCGACAGCGCGCGTTTCCTGCTCGGCGATTTCGACGGCGACGGCAAGGCGGATCTGATGATCGTCGCGGCGCGCCAGGGCGGGACCGCGTTCTGGTTGCTTCGCAGTGCCGGCGACTCGTTCGAGGCGCCGCGCCTCTGGCTGCAGACCAGCAGCGCGTTCAGGCCGGAACTGACGCAGCAATATGTGGCGGCGAACTTCACCGGAGCGGGACGGGCCGGTGTGCTGATCGCGCAGAAGCGACCCGACAGCGGGCTCGATCTGTGGATGGCTTCTGCGCAAGGATCAGGCGTCTCAACGGGATCGGCGCCGGTGCTCTGGGCGCAGGCCAAAAATCTGCCGCGGAACGTCAATCTGCTGGCACGCGAAACGGCCGGCTCGCGCGCCTCGCTGGTCGCGGTGGACGGCGCCAACGGACGCCTCGCGCTCACGCTCATCGCCAACGAGGGCACACGCATGAGCGTCGGCGAGCGCAACGTCTTGCCGGCGAGTTTCGCCCCCGACTTCGTCAAGGTGACAATGGGCGCCGTGCATGGCCGCGACAGCAACACGCTGATTCTGCTAACACCGCATCTGGACGAATCGAGCGAAGAAGCCATGATCGACGTCGCCACGCTCGACCTGAGCGGCGCGGCGAGCGCGCCGGCCCAGGCGGCGACATTGCGCGGCATGTCGTGGTCGGATGTGTTTCCGGAATTCGTGCGCGACAAACAGGGGGCGGCACTCGTGCTGTTTCGACGGACCGACGCGACCCTCGGCGATTTCTATTTCACCGGCGGCGCGCCGGCGCTCACGCGCTATCCATCCGGAAACGGCCTGGCGCTGGGCGAAGCTCAGGAACTCGGCAAACTACCGGGGCTTTTCTCGGAGACCGTGCGAATCGACCGGCTCGCGCAGTAG
- a CDS encoding GDP-mannose mannosyl hydrolase, whose protein sequence is MLTEIDFLDVVRLTPLVAFDLIVSDAQGRVLIGRRRNRPARGTWFVPGGRIHKDETLDAAFARIADAELGIAKLVRATARFEGVFEHHYSDNFAGEPDVSTHYIVLAYSLTLTGTAPLGRPEQHSEYIWLAPSELLARADVHDNTKAYFR, encoded by the coding sequence CTGCTGACCGAGATCGATTTCCTGGACGTGGTCCGCCTCACGCCCCTGGTCGCGTTCGATCTGATCGTCAGCGATGCGCAAGGGCGCGTGCTGATCGGCCGCCGCCGCAACCGCCCTGCCCGTGGCACCTGGTTCGTTCCCGGTGGCCGCATCCACAAAGACGAAACACTCGACGCCGCGTTTGCCCGCATCGCCGACGCCGAGCTGGGCATCGCAAAACTGGTGCGCGCGACGGCACGCTTCGAAGGCGTGTTCGAACATCACTACAGCGACAACTTCGCGGGCGAGCCGGACGTGTCGACGCACTACATCGTGCTCGCCTATTCGCTGACGCTCACGGGCACCGCGCCGCTCGGACGACCCGAGCAGCACAGCGAATATATCTGGCTAGCGCCCTCGGAACTGCTCGCGCGCGCGGACGTCCACGACAACACCAAAGCCTACTTCCGCTGA